From Natrinema amylolyticum, the proteins below share one genomic window:
- a CDS encoding M20 family metallopeptidase, giving the protein MTGAGSADEAERDGAFDPIAFLETAVQFPSHEDVGPMREFLCETLADRGIEPHVDDAGNVLASRGVTKSEAETHVVLNTHIDTVSPHVPYERDADAPEAEGGPVVRGRGSCDAKGPLAALLSAFFATEPTDGRVTLAITPDEEVLSTGADALVSGDESPTRDADAVIVGEPTDLDVCTAAKGRFQGTIHLSGANAHAAEPETGTNAVAALEQALEAIRTFGDRADAPPAHPQLGAATLTPTVVEGGEATNQVPADCALTVDRRSVPPETAEEFREALTAHLRAAVPDGVGLEFRFTDRPTPFLEAWETDPDAPVVDILAAAAGGEVRPFTAATEASYFAADAPTVVFGPGVLADDEGAVAHAPREYVRVDAVREAARALEATLSELVA; this is encoded by the coding sequence GTGACGGGGGCCGGGTCCGCCGACGAAGCCGAGCGCGACGGCGCGTTCGATCCCATCGCCTTCCTCGAGACCGCCGTCCAGTTCCCTTCCCACGAGGATGTCGGACCGATGCGGGAGTTCCTCTGCGAGACGCTCGCGGATCGCGGGATCGAGCCTCACGTCGACGACGCCGGGAACGTCCTGGCGAGTCGCGGCGTCACGAAGAGCGAGGCCGAGACGCACGTCGTTTTGAACACCCACATCGACACGGTCTCGCCGCACGTTCCCTACGAGCGCGACGCGGACGCCCCCGAGGCAGAGGGGGGCCCCGTCGTCCGCGGTCGCGGCTCCTGTGACGCGAAGGGACCGCTCGCGGCCCTGCTCTCGGCGTTCTTCGCGACCGAGCCGACCGACGGCCGCGTCACGCTCGCGATCACGCCCGACGAGGAAGTGCTCTCGACGGGGGCCGACGCGCTCGTCTCAGGCGACGAGTCGCCCACGCGGGACGCCGACGCGGTGATCGTCGGCGAACCGACCGATCTCGACGTCTGTACGGCCGCGAAGGGGCGATTCCAGGGGACGATCCATCTCTCGGGAGCGAACGCTCACGCCGCCGAACCCGAAACGGGGACCAACGCCGTCGCCGCCCTCGAGCAGGCGCTCGAGGCGATCCGAACCTTCGGGGACCGCGCGGATGCGCCGCCGGCCCACCCCCAACTCGGGGCGGCGACGCTGACGCCGACCGTCGTCGAGGGCGGCGAGGCCACGAATCAGGTGCCCGCCGACTGCGCGCTGACGGTCGACCGGCGGAGCGTCCCGCCGGAGACGGCCGAGGAGTTCCGCGAGGCGCTGACCGCCCACCTGCGGGCCGCCGTACCCGACGGCGTCGGCCTCGAGTTCCGCTTTACCGATCGGCCGACGCCGTTCCTCGAGGCGTGGGAGACCGACCCCGACGCACCGGTCGTCGATATCCTCGCGGCTGCGGCCGGCGGCGAGGTGCGTCCGTTCACCGCGGCGACGGAGGCCTCTTACTTCGCGGCCGACGCCCCGACGGTCGTCTTCGGCCCCGGCGTGCTCGCC
- the dapF gene encoding diaminopimelate epimerase: MSIPFQKYHGTGNDFLIIHADEHVPDRGALAERECDRTDGVGADGILFLALEETFNPPRVVMTLFQPDGATAPMCGNGARCAAEWAMDRTGTESVMIDTQAGTLRADRDGEDVVIEMTDLTFDPAAVPVAADEPVLREEIEGLEVSVVNTGVPHAVSFVDDVDDVDLEAVAPPVRYADAFPKGTNVCLASPDGSGGFRQRTYERGVEGETDSCGTGAVAIAVAARRLGLTDADPVDVSPPGGDLRVSFNDRGRPTLAGPVEHEFDGEVAVHSPVEL, translated from the coding sequence ATGAGTATCCCATTCCAGAAGTACCACGGTACCGGCAACGACTTTCTAATTATCCACGCGGACGAACACGTCCCCGATCGGGGCGCACTCGCCGAGCGCGAGTGCGATCGGACCGACGGCGTCGGTGCCGACGGGATCCTCTTTCTCGCGCTCGAGGAGACGTTCAATCCGCCACGCGTCGTGATGACGCTGTTCCAGCCCGACGGCGCGACGGCACCCATGTGCGGCAACGGCGCTCGCTGCGCCGCCGAGTGGGCGATGGATCGAACGGGCACCGAGAGCGTGATGATCGACACGCAGGCGGGCACGCTGCGCGCCGACCGCGACGGCGAGGACGTCGTCATCGAGATGACCGACCTCACGTTCGACCCCGCGGCGGTCCCGGTCGCAGCCGACGAACCGGTCCTCCGCGAGGAGATCGAGGGCCTCGAAGTCTCGGTCGTCAACACCGGCGTTCCCCACGCCGTGAGCTTCGTCGACGACGTCGACGACGTCGACCTCGAGGCGGTCGCGCCGCCGGTTCGCTACGCCGACGCCTTCCCCAAGGGAACGAACGTCTGTCTGGCGAGTCCCGACGGCTCTGGCGGCTTCCGCCAGCGCACCTACGAGCGCGGCGTCGAGGGCGAGACCGACTCCTGTGGCACCGGCGCGGTCGCCATCGCCGTCGCGGCGCGTCGCCTCGGCCTCACCGACGCCGACCCGGTCGACGTCAGCCCGCCGGGCGGCGACCTCCGAGTGAGCTTCAACGATCGCGGCCGGCCGACGCTCGCCGGCCCCGTCGAACACGAGTTCGACGGCGAAGTGGCCGTCCACTCCCCAGTCGAACTGTGA